A part of Bacillus rossius redtenbacheri isolate Brsri chromosome 1, Brsri_v3, whole genome shotgun sequence genomic DNA contains:
- the LOC134528376 gene encoding 3-hydroxyisobutyryl-CoA hydrolase, mitochondrial → MIVMRRLPVGWCARQSKTLVGGVCRAMSSGDSEVLLDSVGNKGVITLNRPKALNALNLTMVRKITAALRDWESSKSLVIIKGAGEKAFCAGGDVRAVTEAGLRGDKLGEDFFKEEFTLNSLIGTYHIPYVSFIDKITMGGGVGLSVHGAYRVATERTLVAMPESAIGFICDVGGSYFLPRLGGKLGLFLGLTGHRLKGSDVLKAGIATHYVESSQLDDLERSLLEKGNTVRDIEKILGEFSQRDVAEFSLLPHLKQINHCFSAPTVEDIIMRLKEEGSEWSLGMLQVLQKVSPTSLKLIKRTLEEGATKSLQDCLINEFRVACHCLKGHDFFEGVRALLIDKDKPKWKPASLEEVTDDFVASFFAPLPPDQELVL, encoded by the exons ATTGTGATGCGTCGCTTGCCTGTGGGTTGGTGTGCAAGACAGTCAAAGACACTTGTAGGCGGGGTGTGCCGTGCAATGTCAAGCGGCGACAGTGAGGTGCTATTGGATTCAGTGGGAAACAAGGGAGTCATCACCCTAAATCGTCCCAAAGCCCTCAACGCGCTGAACCTCACCATGGTGAGAAAGATCACGGCCGCTTTGAGGGACTGGGAGTCGAGCAAGTCTCTGGTCATCATAAAAGGCGCGGGAGAGAAAGCGTTTTGCGCTGGGGGCGATGTCAGGGCAGTCACGGAAGCTGGCCTGAGGGGGGATAAACTCGGAGAAGATTTTTTCAAGGAAGAGTTCACCTTGAACAGCCTGATCGGGACGTACCACATCCCTTACGTGTCCTTCATAGATAAGATCACGATGGGCGGTGGGGTGGGGTTGTCCGTGCACGGAGCGTACCGAGTCGCCACGGAGAGGACTCTGGTCGCCATGCCCGAATCTGCGATAGGGTTCATTTGCGATGTTGGCGGTAGTTACTTCCTGCCTCGCCTCGGAGGCAAACTGGGGTTGTTCCTGGGTCTGACCGGGCACCGGCTCAAAGGCTCGGACGTGCTGAAGGCCGGCATCGCAACTCATTATGTGGAGAGTTCGCAGCTAGACGACCTAGAGCGGTCTCTGCTGGAGAAAGGGAACACCGTACGAGACATTGAGAAAATTTTAGGAGAATTTTCCCAACGGGATGTTGCAGAATTCAGCCTGTTACCTCATTTGAAACAGATAAATCATTGTTTCTCTGCGCCTACTGTGGAGGATATAATTATGAGACTGAAGGAAGAAGGATCCGAATGGTCACTCGGTATGTTGCAAGTGCTGCAGAAAGTTTCTCCCACATCATTGAAACTGATCAAAAGGACGTTGGAAGAAGGTGCGACAAAATCACTCCAGGACTGTTTGATCAATGAGTTCAGAGTTGCTTGCCATTGCTTGAAGGGTCACGACTTTTTTGAAG GTGTGAGAGCCTTGTTGATTGACAAGGACAAGCCCAAGTGGAAGCCGGCCAGCTTGGAAGAAGTCACGGACGACTTTGTCGCCTCCTTTTTTGCCCCCCTTCCGCCGGACCAAGAACTGGTGCTGTGA